Proteins from one Cervus canadensis isolate Bull #8, Minnesota chromosome 25, ASM1932006v1, whole genome shotgun sequence genomic window:
- the PRICKLE1 gene encoding prickle-like protein 1, with the protein MMPLEMEPKMSKLAFGCQRSSTSDDDSGCALEEYAWVPPGLRPEQIQLYFACLPEEKVPYVNSPGEKHRIKQLLYQLPPHDNEVRYCQTLSEEEKKELQVFSAQRKKEALGRGTIKLLSRAVMHAVCEQCGLKINGGEIAVFASRAGPGVCWHPSCFVCFTCSELLVDLIYFYQDGKIHCGRHHAELLKPRCSACDEIIFADECTEAEGRHWHMKHFCCLECETVLGGQRYIMKDGRPFCCGCFESLYAEYCETCGEHIGVDHAQMTYDGQHWHATEACFSCAQCKTSLLGCPFLPKQGQIYCSKTCSLGEDMHASDSSDSAFQSARSRDSRRSVRMGKSSRSADQCRQSLLLSPALNYKFPGLSGNADDTLSRKLDDLSLSRQGASFVNEEFWKGRVEHETPEDPEEWAEHEDYMTQLLLKFGDKSLFQQQPSEMDIRASEHWIADNMVKNKTELKQNNQSLASKKYQSDMYWAQSQDGLGDSAYGSHPGPASSRRLQELDLDHGAPGYSQGQTQWCGDSLECLSDLKPEQSVRDSMDSLALSNITGASVDGESKPRPSLYSLQNFEEIETEDCEKMSNMGTLNSSMLHRSTESLKSLSSELCPEKILPEEKPLHLPVLRRSKSQSRPQQVKFSDDVIDNGSYENIEIRQPPMSERTRRRVYHFEERGPRSHHHRRRRSRKSRSDNALNLVTERKYSPKDRLRLYTPDNYEKFIQNKSAREIQAYIQNADLYGQYTHATSDYALQNPGGPRFLGLYGEDDDSWCSSSTSSSSDSEEEGYFLGQPIPQPRPQRYAYYTDDLSSPTSALPTPQFGQRTTKSKKKKGHKGKNCIIS; encoded by the exons ATGATGCCTTTGGAGATGGAGCCCAAAATGAGCAAACTTGCCTTTGGATGCCAGCGGAGCTCCACATCGGATGATGACTCGGGCTGCGCGCTGGAGGAGTACGCCTGGGTGCCCCCAGGCCTCAGACCCGAGCAG aTCCAGCTCTATTTTGCTTGCTTACCAGAGGAAAAGGTTCCTTATGTTAACAGCCCTGGAGAGAAGCACCGAATTAAACAGCTTTTGTACCAGTTGCCACCACATGATAATGAG GTGCGCTACTGCCAGACTTTGagtgaggaggagaaaaaagaactgcaAGTGTTCAGTGCGCAGCGGAAGAAAGAAGCGCTAGGAAGAGGAACAATTAAACTTCTGTCCAGAGCAGTAATGCACGCCGTGTGCGAGCAG TGTGGGCTGAAGATAAATGGAGGTGAAATTGCGGTGTTTGCCTCTCGAGCGGGCCCGGGAGTGTGCTGGCACCCATCCTGTTTTGTCTGCTTCACGTGCAGTGAGCTGCTGGTCGACCTCATCTATTTTTATCAGGATGGAAAAATTCACTGTGGCCGGCACCATGCTGAGCTGCTCAAACCCCGGTGTTCAGCATGTGACGAG ataatttttgctGACGAGTGCACGGAAGCTGAGGGCCGGCATTGGCACATGAAACACTTCTGCTGCCTGGAGTGCGAGACGGTCCTGGGGGGACAGAGGTACATCATGAAGGACGGCCGCCCCTTCTGCTGCGGCTGCTTCGAGTCCCTCTATGCAGAGTACTGCGAGACGTGCGGGGAGCATATCG GTGTGGACCACGCGCAGATGACCTATGATGGGCAGCACTGGCATGCCACAGAGGCCTGCTTTTCCTGTGCCCAGTGCAAAACCTCTCTGTTGGGATGCCCCTTCCTTCCCAAACAAGGCCAGATTTATTGCTCGAAGACATGCAGCCTCGGTGAAGACATGCATGCCTCCGATTCCTCCGACTCTGCGTTCCAGTCGGCTCGGTCAAGAGACTCCAGGAGAAGTGTCCGGATGGGCAAGAGCAGCCGGTCAGCAGACCAGTGTCGTCAGTCACTCCTTCTGTCCCCTGCGCTGAACTACAAGTTTCCCGGCCTGTCGGGCAATGCTGACGACACCCTATCTCGGAAGCTGGACGATCTGAGCCTTTCCAGGCAAGGAGCAAGTTTTGTCAATGAAGAATTTTGGAAAGGCAGAGTAGAGCACGAAACCCCAGAAGACCCTGAAGAATGGGCGGAGCACGAAGATTATATGACACAGCTCCTCCTCAAGTTTGGTGATAAAAGTCTCTTTCAGCAGCAGCCCAGTGAGATGGACATTCGAGCCAGTGAGCACTGGATAGCTGATAACATGGTTAAAAATAAGACCGAGTTAAAGCAAAACAACCAGAGCCTTGCAAGTAAAAAATACCAGTCTGATATGTACTGGGCACAGTCACAAGATGGGCTGGGAGACTCTGCTTATGGGAGCCACCCGGGCCCGGCGAGCAGCCGAAGACTGCAGGAGTTGGATCTGGACCACGGGGCTCCAGGGTACAGTCAGGGTCAAACGCAGTGGTGTGGAGACTCCCTGGAGTGCTTGTCAGACCTGAAACCAGAGCAAAGCGTTCGGGATTCTATGGATTCTTTGGCTTTGTCTAATATCACAG GGGCATCAGTGGATGGAGAAAGCAAGCCGAGGCCGTCATTGTATTCTCTGCAAAACTTTGAGGAAATAGAGACAGAAGACTGTGAGAAAATGAGCAACATGGGGACTTTGAACTCTTCCATGCTGCACAGGAGCACAGAGTCCTTGAAGAGCCTCAGTTCAGAGTTGTGTCCAGAAAAGATCCTGCCCGAGGAGAAACCACTTCACCTGCCGGTGCTCCGAAGGTCCAAGTCTCAGTCCAGGCCACAGCAGGTCAAGTTTTCAGATGATGTCATTGACAACGGAAGCTACGAGAACATCGAAATCCGGCAGCCGCCAATGAGTGAGAGAACTCGAAGACGGGTGTACCATTTTGAAGAGAGGGGACCCAGGTCACATCACCATCGCCGCAGGAGAAGTAGGAAGTCCCGCTCAGACAATGCCCTGAACCTTGTCACAGAAAGAAAATACTCTCCCAAGGACAGGCTGCGGCTCTACACTCCCGATAACTATGAAAAGTTTATCCAGAATAAGAGTGCCCGGGAAATCCAGGCCTACATCCAGAATGCTGACCTCTATGGGCAGTACACCCACGCCACTTCTGACTACGCCCTGCAGAACCCGGGAGGGCCGCGATTTCTAGGCCTCTATGGGGAGGACGACGACTCCTGGtgctcctcctccacctcctcctcctctgactcAGAAGAAGAAGGGTATTTTCTTGGACAACCAATTCCTCAGCCCCGGCCACAGAGATACGCCTACTATACAGACGACCTTTCTAGTCCAACTTCTGCACTCCCCACGCCTCAGTTTGGTCAGAGGACAACTAAATCCAAGAAGAAAAAGGGACACAAGGGCAAAAACTGTATTATTTCTTAA